Proteins from a genomic interval of Diaminobutyricimonas aerilata:
- a CDS encoding ATP-dependent Clp protease ATP-binding subunit: MFERFTDRARRVVVLAQEEAKMLNHNYIGTEHILLGLIHEGEGVAAKALESLNISLDAVREQVQDIIGQGQQQPTGHIPFTPRAKKVLELSLREALQLGHNYIGTEHILLGLIREGEGVAAQVLVKLGADLNRVRQQVIQLLSGYQGKEQVAVGGNDQAPDKGSQILDQFGRNLTQAAREGKLDPVIGREKEMERVMQILSRRSKNNPVLIGEPGVGKTAVVEGLAQAIVRGDVPETLKDKQLYTLDLGSLIAGSRYRGDFEERLKKVTKEIRTRGDIITFIDEIHTLVGAGAAEGAIDAASILKPLLARGELQTIGATTLDEYRKHFEKDAALERRFQPVQVQEPSLPHTINILKGLRDKYEAFHKVSITDGALVAAANLADRYVSDRFLPDKAIDLIDEAGARLRLSILSAPPELREFDERISAVRAQKESAIEDQDFEKAASLRDEEKKLLGERLRLEKQWRSGDVAASGTVDEGVIAEVLANATGIPVFKLTEEESSRLIFMEKALHQRVIGQEEAISVLSKTIRRTRAGLKDPKRPSGSFIFAGPTGVGKTELAKALAEFLFDDEDALISLDMSEYGEKHTVSRLFGAPPGFVGFEEGGQLTEKVRRKPFSVVLFDEIEKAHPDIFNSLLQILEEGRLTDGQGRVVDFKNTVIIMTTNLGTKDITGGPVGFTIEGNTENSYRAMRAKVVEELKKHFKPEFLNRVDETIVFPQLSRDELKQIVDLFLKRLSERLLDRDMTIEVSDSAKVRLIELGWDPSLGARPLRRAVQHEIEDRLSEEILHGRLNAGDHVQVDFDGTDFQFATGRQAGRELPEAVAAVEA, encoded by the coding sequence ATGTTCGAGAGATTCACCGACCGCGCCCGTCGCGTCGTCGTCTTGGCCCAGGAAGAGGCCAAGATGCTCAACCACAACTACATCGGCACCGAGCACATCCTGCTCGGTCTCATCCACGAGGGCGAAGGCGTCGCAGCCAAGGCCCTCGAATCGCTGAACATCTCCCTGGATGCCGTGCGCGAGCAGGTGCAGGACATCATCGGGCAGGGTCAGCAGCAGCCCACCGGGCACATCCCCTTCACGCCCCGCGCCAAGAAGGTGCTCGAGCTCAGCCTCCGCGAGGCGCTGCAGCTCGGCCACAACTACATCGGCACCGAGCACATCCTGCTCGGACTCATCCGTGAGGGTGAGGGTGTCGCGGCTCAGGTGCTGGTGAAGCTCGGCGCCGACCTGAACCGCGTGCGCCAGCAGGTCATCCAGCTCCTCTCCGGATACCAGGGCAAGGAGCAGGTCGCCGTCGGCGGCAACGACCAGGCCCCCGACAAGGGTTCGCAGATCCTCGACCAGTTCGGCCGCAACCTCACGCAGGCCGCGCGCGAGGGCAAGCTCGACCCCGTCATCGGGCGCGAGAAGGAGATGGAGCGGGTCATGCAGATCCTCTCCCGCCGCTCCAAGAACAACCCCGTGCTGATCGGTGAGCCCGGCGTCGGCAAGACCGCCGTCGTGGAGGGCCTCGCCCAGGCGATCGTGCGCGGCGACGTGCCGGAGACGCTGAAGGACAAGCAGCTCTACACGCTCGACCTCGGTTCGCTCATCGCCGGCAGCCGCTACCGCGGTGACTTCGAGGAGCGCCTCAAGAAGGTCACCAAGGAGATCCGCACGCGCGGCGACATCATCACGTTCATCGACGAGATCCACACCCTCGTGGGTGCCGGTGCCGCCGAGGGCGCGATCGACGCGGCCAGCATCCTCAAGCCGCTGCTCGCCCGCGGTGAGCTGCAGACGATCGGTGCGACCACGCTCGACGAGTACCGCAAGCACTTCGAGAAGGATGCCGCGCTCGAGCGCCGCTTCCAGCCGGTGCAGGTGCAGGAGCCGAGCCTCCCGCACACGATCAACATCCTCAAGGGACTCCGCGACAAGTACGAGGCCTTCCACAAGGTCTCGATCACCGACGGCGCGCTCGTCGCGGCGGCGAACCTCGCCGACCGTTACGTGAGCGACCGGTTCCTGCCGGACAAGGCCATCGACCTGATCGACGAGGCCGGCGCCCGCCTGCGCCTGTCGATCCTGTCGGCCCCGCCGGAGCTGCGCGAGTTCGACGAGCGCATCTCCGCGGTGCGCGCCCAGAAGGAGTCGGCGATCGAGGACCAGGACTTCGAGAAGGCCGCGAGCCTGCGCGACGAGGAGAAGAAGCTCCTCGGCGAGCGGCTGCGCCTCGAGAAGCAGTGGCGTTCGGGCGACGTGGCCGCATCCGGCACCGTCGACGAGGGTGTCATCGCCGAGGTCCTGGCGAACGCGACCGGCATCCCGGTGTTCAAGCTCACCGAGGAGGAGTCGAGCCGCCTCATCTTCATGGAGAAGGCCCTGCACCAGCGGGTCATCGGCCAGGAGGAGGCCATCTCGGTCCTGTCGAAGACCATCCGCCGCACCCGCGCCGGACTGAAGGACCCGAAGCGTCCCTCGGGCTCGTTCATCTTCGCCGGCCCCACCGGTGTCGGTAAGACCGAGCTCGCGAAGGCGCTCGCCGAGTTCCTGTTCGACGACGAGGACGCGCTCATCTCGCTCGACATGAGCGAGTACGGCGAGAAGCACACCGTCTCGCGGCTGTTCGGTGCCCCTCCCGGATTCGTCGGCTTCGAAGAGGGCGGCCAGCTCACCGAGAAGGTGCGTCGCAAGCCGTTCAGCGTGGTGCTGTTCGACGAGATCGAGAAGGCGCACCCGGACATCTTCAACTCGCTGCTCCAGATCCTGGAGGAGGGACGTCTGACGGATGGTCAGGGTCGCGTGGTCGACTTCAAGAACACCGTGATCATCATGACGACCAACCTCGGTACGAAGGACATCACGGGCGGCCCCGTCGGTTTCACGATCGAGGGCAACACCGAGAACAGCTACCGGGCGATGCGCGCGAAGGTGGTCGAGGAGCTCAAGAAGCACTTCAAGCCGGAGTTCCTCAACCGCGTCGACGAGACGATCGTCTTCCCGCAGCTGAGCCGCGACGAGCTGAAGCAGATCGTCGACCTGTTCCTCAAGCGCCTGAGCGAGCGTCTGCTCGACCGGGACATGACGATCGAGGTCTCCGACTCGGCCAAGGTGCGACTCATCGAACTCGGCTGGGACCCGTCGCTGGGCGCCCGCCCGCTGCGCCGCGCGGTGCAGCACGAGATCGAGGACCGTCTCTCGGAGGAGATCCTGCACGGCCGCCTCAACGCGGGCGACCACGTGCAGGTCGACTTCGACGGCACGGACTTCCAGTTCGCCACGGGCCGTCAGGCCGGGCGCGAGCTGCCGGAGGCCGTGGCCGCCGTCGAGGCGTAA
- a CDS encoding pirin family protein, which translates to MSNLERDPAALLLECPAPDGFELLEPRLVPLGGPRAMEVRRTLPQRRRSLIGAWCFLDHYGPEPKQMVVPPHPHTGLATVSWLFAGEIEHRDSTGAHAMVRPGELNLMTAGHGIQHSEVSTDRSDVLHGAQLWLALPEAQREHPPFFERFIPEPVEVDDATVHVFIGALAGRESTATVFSPLVGAQIDLPAGGRVRLAVDPAFEHGVLADRAAVRMSGHDVPADHLGYLPPGSDVLELEAVDGPARIVLIGGEPFGERIVMWWNFVGRSHDDVVESRARWQAEVIAGAADDGRFGIIRDFDGPALPAPELPNVRLAPRG; encoded by the coding sequence GTGAGCAACCTCGAGCGCGACCCGGCGGCGTTACTCCTCGAGTGCCCGGCACCGGACGGGTTCGAGCTGCTCGAGCCGCGGCTCGTGCCCCTCGGCGGACCGCGCGCGATGGAGGTACGTCGCACCCTGCCGCAGCGCCGCCGCAGTCTGATCGGCGCGTGGTGCTTCCTCGACCACTACGGTCCGGAACCGAAGCAGATGGTGGTGCCGCCGCATCCGCACACCGGCCTCGCCACCGTGAGCTGGTTGTTCGCGGGCGAGATCGAGCACCGCGACAGCACCGGCGCCCACGCCATGGTGCGTCCGGGCGAGCTGAACCTCATGACCGCGGGCCACGGCATCCAGCATTCGGAGGTGTCGACGGACCGGTCGGATGTGCTGCACGGCGCCCAGCTCTGGCTCGCCCTGCCCGAGGCTCAACGCGAGCATCCGCCCTTCTTCGAGCGGTTCATCCCCGAACCGGTCGAGGTCGACGACGCCACCGTGCACGTCTTCATCGGCGCGCTCGCCGGACGTGAGAGCACGGCCACCGTGTTCTCGCCGCTCGTCGGCGCGCAGATCGACCTGCCCGCCGGCGGGCGCGTGCGGCTCGCGGTCGATCCGGCGTTCGAGCACGGGGTGCTCGCGGACCGCGCGGCGGTGCGGATGAGCGGCCACGACGTGCCCGCCGACCACCTCGGGTACCTCCCGCCCGGCTCCGACGTGCTCGAGCTCGAAGCGGTCGACGGACCGGCGCGCATCGTGCTCATCGGTGGGGAGCCGTTCGGTGAGCGCATCGTGATGTGGTGGAACTTCGTCGGCCGCAGCCACGACGACGTCGTCGAGTCCCGCGCCCGCTGGCAGGCGGAGGTGATCGCCGGCGCCGCGGACGACGGCCGATTCGGCATCATCCGCGACTTCGACGGCCCGGCTCTGCCGGCCCCCGAGTTGCCGAACGTGCGGCTCGCGCCGCGCGGCTGA
- a CDS encoding carbohydrate ABC transporter permease, with product MARASDTPADRGLLSSMERRKTGVRASMTLVHLVLSIGLVVAGLGPILWLAKAALTPTQDTLRQPLALFPTGIDWANLEQAWVDVHIDQYFVNTLVIAFGSWFFQLFIATTGGFGLSVLRPRYARIVEGAVLATLFIPAVVLLVPLYLTIVRPPLLGEDASLLNTYWAVWLPAAANAFNILLVKRFFDNLPREVFEAARTDGASALRLFWSIVLPMSRPILGVVSVFAIVASLKDYLWPLLVLPDPAVQPLSVRLPAIQQSVELDVFLAALAISTLVPIALFLVFQRVFLRSAGLGGAVKG from the coding sequence ATGGCGCGCGCATCCGACACCCCCGCGGACCGCGGTCTGCTCTCGAGCATGGAGCGGCGCAAGACGGGCGTGCGCGCCTCGATGACGCTCGTGCACCTCGTGCTGTCGATCGGACTCGTGGTCGCCGGGCTCGGGCCGATCCTGTGGCTTGCGAAGGCGGCCCTCACCCCGACGCAGGACACCCTGCGGCAGCCGCTCGCGCTCTTCCCCACCGGAATCGACTGGGCGAACCTCGAGCAGGCCTGGGTCGACGTGCACATCGACCAGTACTTCGTGAACACGCTCGTGATCGCGTTCGGGTCGTGGTTCTTCCAGTTGTTCATCGCCACGACGGGCGGATTCGGTCTCTCCGTGCTGCGACCGCGGTACGCGCGGATCGTCGAAGGAGCGGTGCTCGCGACCCTGTTCATCCCCGCGGTCGTGCTGCTCGTGCCGCTGTACCTCACGATCGTGCGCCCGCCGCTGCTCGGTGAGGACGCAAGTCTGCTCAACACCTACTGGGCGGTGTGGCTGCCGGCCGCCGCGAACGCGTTCAACATCCTGCTCGTGAAGCGGTTCTTCGACAATCTGCCGCGCGAGGTGTTCGAAGCGGCCCGCACCGACGGGGCGAGCGCCCTGCGCCTGTTCTGGTCGATCGTGCTGCCGATGTCGCGGCCCATCCTCGGTGTGGTGTCGGTGTTCGCGATCGTCGCCTCGCTCAAGGACTACCTGTGGCCGTTGCTCGTGCTGCCGGATCCCGCGGTGCAGCCGCTCTCGGTGCGCCTGCCCGCGATCCAGCAGTCGGTCGAACTCGACGTGTTCCTCGCGGCGCTCGCCATCTCGACGCTCGTGCCGATCGCGCTGTTCCTCGTGTTCCAGCGCGTGTTCCTGCGCTCGGCGGGCCTCGGCGGTGCGGTCAAGGGCTGA
- a CDS encoding carbohydrate ABC transporter permease, with product MTTIDEAPVLIDSARTPPSDAPPRARRRRSPATWLSGGGLANLLFLAPTIVVFALFSWSPIVQSVVMSLQRTNLITWEWVGLDNFANVLADPLLGTAVLNTLWFAVLALLFGFPLPLALAVLMSEVRRGKGVYSALAYLPVVVPPVVAVLLWKVFYDASPTGLFNTVLGWFGVPPQTWLQASETAMPSLVLEATWAGAGGSVIIYLAALLAVPPELYDAAEVDGAGVWRKVWHVTLPQLRGVLFVMLILQVLATAQVFLEPFLFTAGGPNNATVTVLLLIYRYAFQNSLGGDYGEATALSVMLAIALALLSFLYFRLTEKWSS from the coding sequence ATGACGACGATCGACGAGGCGCCCGTCCTCATCGACAGCGCGCGCACACCCCCATCGGATGCGCCGCCGCGCGCGAGGAGACGCCGATCGCCGGCGACCTGGCTGAGCGGCGGGGGACTCGCGAATCTGCTGTTCCTCGCGCCCACCATCGTGGTGTTCGCACTGTTCAGCTGGTCGCCCATCGTCCAGTCCGTCGTGATGAGCCTGCAGCGCACGAACCTCATCACGTGGGAGTGGGTCGGACTCGACAACTTCGCCAACGTGCTCGCCGACCCGCTGCTCGGCACCGCCGTGCTCAACACCCTCTGGTTCGCGGTGCTCGCGCTGCTGTTCGGATTCCCGCTGCCGCTCGCGCTCGCCGTGCTGATGAGCGAGGTGCGGCGTGGCAAGGGCGTCTACAGCGCCCTCGCCTACCTGCCGGTCGTCGTGCCGCCGGTCGTCGCGGTGCTGCTCTGGAAGGTGTTCTACGACGCGAGCCCCACCGGATTGTTCAACACCGTGCTGGGCTGGTTCGGCGTTCCGCCGCAGACGTGGTTGCAGGCCTCCGAGACGGCGATGCCCTCGCTCGTGCTCGAGGCGACGTGGGCCGGGGCCGGCGGCAGCGTGATCATCTATCTCGCCGCACTGCTCGCCGTGCCGCCGGAGCTCTACGACGCCGCCGAGGTCGACGGCGCCGGGGTGTGGCGCAAGGTGTGGCACGTGACCCTCCCGCAGTTGCGCGGGGTGCTGTTCGTCATGCTCATCCTGCAGGTGCTCGCGACCGCGCAGGTGTTCCTCGAGCCGTTCCTCTTCACCGCAGGTGGACCGAACAACGCGACCGTCACGGTGCTGCTGCTCATCTACCGCTACGCCTTCCAGAACAGCCTCGGCGGCGACTACGGCGAGGCGACGGCACTCAGCGTGATGCTCGCGATCGCGCTCGCCCTGCTCTCGTTCCTGTACTTCCGACTCACCGAGAAGTGGAGCAGCTGA
- a CDS encoding ABC transporter substrate-binding protein: MKSPRTIVASLAAVATVASLAACSTGAGGESGKLELRVATFPPGADAAAYEAFEEQEKQFEKDNPDIDVVGVEYEWEGPTFAAQLAGGSLPDVFTVPFTDSKTLLENGQLTDVTAEVEELGYADKFNPVILAEVQDADGNIFGFPRQAYAMGLHYNRDLFEQAGLDPDSPPTTWDEVREAADAIAEATGKAGYAQMTSNNTGGWQLAAAAAARGGRIQEDNGDGTYTSTIANPGTVAALEFLKQLRWEDESMGSNFLLDWGTINQEFAAGNIGMYTSGSDVYTALVRDFSADPDSYGLTVLPLEGEDAGPLGGGDIAVISPSVSEEEKAAAVEWIDWYYMQKLLDEDAARRDAEALVASDQAVGTPVLPVLDEETYQQSREWIADYINVPLDQMSGFFDGVFDQLPVGEPKGSTQEIYALLDPIVQAVLTDPDADIDALLEKADADAQALLDGE, translated from the coding sequence ATGAAGTCACCCCGCACGATCGTCGCGAGCCTCGCCGCGGTCGCCACCGTCGCGAGCCTCGCCGCGTGCTCCACCGGCGCCGGAGGCGAGAGCGGCAAGCTCGAGCTGCGCGTCGCGACCTTCCCGCCCGGCGCCGACGCCGCGGCCTACGAGGCGTTCGAGGAGCAGGAGAAGCAGTTCGAGAAGGACAACCCCGACATCGACGTGGTCGGCGTCGAATACGAGTGGGAGGGCCCCACCTTCGCCGCCCAGCTCGCCGGCGGGAGCCTTCCCGACGTGTTCACCGTGCCGTTCACCGATTCGAAGACGCTGCTCGAGAACGGACAGCTCACGGACGTGACGGCCGAGGTCGAAGAGCTCGGCTACGCCGACAAGTTCAACCCGGTGATCCTCGCCGAGGTGCAGGACGCCGACGGCAACATCTTCGGCTTCCCTCGGCAGGCGTACGCGATGGGCCTGCACTACAACCGCGACCTGTTCGAGCAGGCGGGGCTCGACCCCGATTCGCCGCCGACGACCTGGGATGAGGTGCGCGAGGCGGCGGACGCCATCGCCGAGGCCACCGGCAAAGCCGGTTACGCCCAGATGACCTCGAACAACACCGGCGGCTGGCAGCTCGCGGCCGCGGCGGCCGCCCGTGGCGGACGCATCCAGGAGGACAACGGCGACGGCACGTACACGTCGACGATCGCGAACCCCGGCACGGTCGCCGCCCTCGAGTTCCTCAAGCAGCTGCGCTGGGAGGACGAGTCGATGGGCAGCAACTTCCTGCTCGACTGGGGCACCATCAACCAGGAGTTCGCGGCCGGCAACATCGGCATGTACACGAGCGGCTCCGACGTCTACACCGCTCTCGTGCGCGACTTCTCCGCCGACCCCGACAGCTACGGACTGACGGTGCTGCCGCTCGAGGGCGAAGACGCAGGTCCGCTCGGCGGCGGCGACATCGCCGTCATCAGCCCGAGCGTCTCCGAGGAGGAGAAGGCGGCCGCGGTCGAGTGGATCGACTGGTACTACATGCAGAAGCTGCTCGACGAGGACGCCGCACGCCGTGACGCCGAGGCGCTCGTCGCGAGCGACCAGGCCGTCGGTACGCCGGTGCTCCCCGTGCTCGACGAGGAGACCTACCAGCAGTCACGCGAGTGGATCGCCGACTACATCAACGTGCCGCTCGACCAGATGTCCGGTTTCTTCGACGGCGTCTTCGATCAGCTGCCCGTCGGCGAACCGAAGGGCAGCACGCAGGAGATCTACGCGCTGCTGGACCCGATCGTGCAGGCCGTGCTGACGGACCCCGACGCCGACATCGACGCGCTGCTCGAGAAGGCCGACGCCGACGCCCAAGCGCTCCTCGACGGCGAATAG
- a CDS encoding glycoside hydrolase family 13 protein — MDAPVLTAAAPAVAHDAPVAPPTDDPQWWRRAVIYQVYVRSFADANGDGTGDLAGVRSRLPYLKELGVDALWFTPWYPSPLADGGYDVADYRGIHPQFGDLEEAEALIADALALGIRTIVDVVPNHVSSEHRWFQEALGSPPGSPERQRFWFHPGKGENGDEPPTRWPNNFAGPTWTRTTNADGTPGEWYLHLFDPQQPDLNWSHPDVVREHEEVLRFWFDRGVAGIRIDSAALLVKDPALPEVPALPAPGEHPNTDRDELHEIYRGWRRVADEYDGTRVLVGELWLPDADRFALYLRPDELHTAFNFDFMTRAWQAGELRSSIDLMLAVHAPVGAPSTWVLGNHDVTRPVTRYGRADSSFAFAKKRFGTPTDLEKGTRRARAAALLAAALPGSLYVYQGDELGLPEVEDLPLEALQDPMHHRSGGIDPGRDGCRVPLPWSGSEPPYGFGGTPWLPQPTDWAALTVEAQERDPGSMLSLYRAALRIRRRALTTEAMTWLPSAPDVLAFDRDGLVCVVNLSETPVALPAHEAVLLSSVELDDGALPPDSTVWLRPQH, encoded by the coding sequence GTGGACGCACCCGTCCTTACCGCCGCAGCCCCCGCCGTGGCGCACGACGCACCCGTGGCACCGCCGACCGACGATCCGCAGTGGTGGCGCCGCGCGGTCATCTACCAGGTGTACGTACGGTCCTTCGCGGACGCGAACGGCGATGGGACCGGTGACCTCGCCGGGGTGCGCTCGAGGCTGCCGTACCTGAAGGAGCTGGGCGTCGACGCGCTCTGGTTCACCCCCTGGTATCCGAGCCCGCTCGCCGACGGCGGGTACGACGTGGCCGACTACCGCGGCATCCACCCGCAGTTCGGCGACCTCGAGGAGGCGGAGGCGCTCATCGCCGACGCGCTCGCGCTCGGTATCCGCACGATCGTCGACGTCGTGCCCAATCACGTGTCGAGCGAGCACCGGTGGTTCCAGGAGGCGCTCGGCTCCCCGCCGGGCAGCCCCGAGCGGCAGCGGTTCTGGTTCCACCCCGGAAAGGGCGAGAACGGCGATGAGCCGCCCACGCGTTGGCCGAACAACTTCGCCGGCCCCACCTGGACCCGCACGACGAACGCCGACGGCACCCCCGGGGAGTGGTACCTGCACCTCTTCGACCCCCAGCAGCCCGACCTCAATTGGAGCCACCCGGATGTCGTGCGCGAGCACGAGGAGGTTCTGCGGTTCTGGTTCGACCGCGGCGTCGCCGGCATCCGCATCGACTCCGCCGCGTTGCTCGTCAAAGACCCGGCGCTGCCCGAGGTGCCGGCGCTGCCCGCGCCCGGCGAGCATCCCAACACCGACCGCGACGAACTGCACGAGATCTACCGCGGGTGGCGCCGGGTGGCCGACGAGTACGACGGCACCCGCGTGCTCGTCGGCGAACTGTGGCTGCCGGATGCCGACCGGTTCGCCCTCTACCTGCGGCCCGATGAACTGCACACCGCGTTCAACTTCGACTTCATGACGCGGGCGTGGCAGGCCGGCGAGCTGCGCTCGTCGATCGACCTCATGCTCGCCGTCCACGCGCCGGTCGGCGCCCCGAGCACGTGGGTGCTCGGCAACCACGACGTGACCCGGCCGGTGACCCGCTACGGCCGGGCCGACAGCTCGTTCGCGTTCGCGAAGAAGCGTTTCGGCACCCCCACCGACCTCGAGAAGGGCACCCGGCGCGCTCGCGCCGCGGCTCTCCTCGCCGCCGCTCTCCCGGGCAGCCTGTACGTGTACCAGGGCGACGAACTCGGTCTGCCCGAGGTCGAGGACCTGCCCCTCGAAGCGCTGCAGGATCCGATGCACCACCGCTCCGGCGGCATCGACCCGGGCCGTGACGGCTGCCGCGTGCCGCTGCCGTGGAGCGGGTCGGAACCGCCGTACGGGTTCGGCGGGACGCCCTGGCTGCCGCAACCGACGGACTGGGCGGCGCTCACCGTCGAGGCGCAGGAGCGCGACCCCGGATCGATGCTGTCGCTCTACCGCGCCGCCCTCCGCATCCGGCGCCGCGCGCTGACGACCGAGGCGATGACGTGGCTACCGAGCGCTCCCGACGTGCTCGCGTTCGACCGCGACGGCCTCGTGTGCGTCGTGAACCTCTCCGAGACCCCCGTCGCGCTGCCCGCGCACGAGGCCGTGCTGCTGTCGAGCGTCGAACTCGACGACGGCGCGCTCCCCCCCGACTCCACGGTGTGGCTACGACCACAGCACTAG
- a CDS encoding LacI family DNA-binding transcriptional regulator: MSRRLADVARQVGVSEATVSRVLNAKPGVSEATRNAVLTALDVLGYERPSKLRGDRARLVGLFLPELHNPIFPAFGELVGGGLAQHGYTPVLCTQSAGGITEADYVDLLLQQQVSGVVFVGGQYTQGEAPHDHYARLFDLKIPTVLVNAPVPGLQFPTVSTDDAVAVELAWKHLVQLGHREIGLLLGPADHVPSQRKRAAAERMAKESGLALPDSRIVTTHYNLEAGQAGAARLIAGGATGIICASDPLALGAIRAVRRAGKNVPDDVSVVGFDDSALMNSIDPPLTTVRQPIEPMGRMLIELLVAQLAGGTAVAEEYLFEPELVVRGSTGRAT, from the coding sequence ATGTCGAGGCGGTTGGCTGACGTCGCACGTCAGGTCGGAGTAAGCGAAGCCACGGTCAGTCGCGTGCTCAACGCGAAACCCGGGGTATCGGAGGCGACGCGCAACGCCGTGCTGACGGCATTGGACGTGCTCGGCTACGAGCGACCGAGCAAGCTCCGCGGCGATCGTGCCCGATTGGTGGGGCTCTTCCTGCCCGAGTTGCACAATCCGATCTTCCCCGCGTTCGGCGAACTCGTCGGGGGCGGGCTCGCGCAACACGGGTACACGCCGGTGCTGTGCACGCAGAGCGCCGGCGGGATCACCGAGGCCGACTACGTCGACCTGCTCCTGCAGCAGCAGGTGTCGGGTGTGGTCTTCGTCGGCGGCCAGTACACGCAAGGGGAGGCGCCGCACGACCACTACGCGCGCCTCTTCGACCTCAAGATCCCCACCGTGCTCGTCAATGCGCCGGTGCCGGGCCTGCAGTTCCCCACCGTCTCCACCGATGACGCCGTCGCCGTCGAACTCGCCTGGAAGCACCTCGTGCAGCTCGGGCACCGCGAGATCGGACTGCTGCTCGGTCCCGCCGACCACGTTCCGTCGCAGCGCAAGCGGGCGGCCGCGGAGCGGATGGCGAAGGAGAGCGGCCTCGCGCTGCCCGACTCCCGCATCGTCACGACCCACTACAACCTCGAGGCGGGTCAGGCGGGCGCGGCTCGCCTGATCGCCGGGGGAGCCACTGGGATCATCTGCGCGTCCGACCCACTGGCCCTCGGGGCGATCCGCGCGGTCCGTCGGGCCGGCAAGAACGTGCCGGACGACGTCTCGGTCGTCGGGTTCGACGACTCGGCGCTCATGAACAGCATCGACCCACCCCTCACAACCGTGCGGCAGCCGATCGAGCCGATGGGGCGGATGCTGATCGAGCTGCTCGTCGCCCAGCTGGCGGGCGGAACCGCCGTCGCCGAGGAGTACCTCTTCGAGCCCGAACTCGTCGTGCGCGGCAGCACGGGACGCGCCACCTGA